aactgttatattacaactggcgcacattgttgaaagtgtatttgcgtttGAAGAGATATAATATACtaattgaattatattcgaaaatgaatgacctaaaacgccagttggaatatattaaaactgaaaacacacttcgactgtaacatatagggcgaaaacacagcgatgaacagcatagggccgggccgcaccgtgcgacttgcgagcgacttggttgagggcaaccagaccaatgcatgcaggtaaaaggggcatgccacacccgtcaacttgtttgtcgcacacatttccatacattttttcgtgtcgcgcaactagtcggccgacaaagttgcacggtgcggcccggcccataGCGTGTGCTTGGCTCCGCGCTGTGGgaggtctcctacatttcttcaaatattggatacaccgttatcaatcactgtgaAGCAAGGATAAATGAaaagatacaattttaccgaaaacactccagggggtcatTTTCACAAACAAACGCGTGCTGGCCGTTCCATGAATCTGTGCAAGGCATGGCCCATTTTTAAGTACCCTAAAAAAACAAGGTGCCACGTGCACCGCTGTGTGTTTTTGCCCATATACTAATAATACACTGACGTTTATTTGCAAAGATGTCTCCGACAATATGTCTTTCGCATATGTTTTTTAGCGACCAAAGAATATATCTGTCGTAGCGTCTTAAGCTACGATAAGTTTCGTAGACAGAGACCGTGCGAGAGACTTGTTTGCCAACCGCACTCTTGGtcagtacctacatattttattttatattaaaaatcaataccacagtgaCTTGACaggtaatataaaaaatataaaaatcaagaaaTATGTACAAGAAATACGATTGAAAATTATGTCGTGCTATGTAGGATGTGTtcgaccaactcaacataactggcattgaagaggTCCAAGTAATTTGCCAGTAAGTTAAAGAGTCGAActgctctcgagaggggggagttcatgagcactttttttttagccctaattggcaaaaagacATCATGCTTTCGATTTTCCGgggttcaaaattttagattctccaggatagcgggattgtgaatctgtCCTCTaagtaattgtattattatatgtacataacttaaAGTTGTATAGCAACCTGGATAAAATACAGTTTTGGTATTCCTATCAATTTCTCCGCCAATCCCTCCCAAAGCACAGAGGGGTGGTACATCTTGTCATGAGCAGCCAAATGTCCAATTTTGCCGTGGGTCATGACAACAATGACCAAGCAACTTATTTTGTTGGGACTTAACTCGGCcactataaatacaaaaacacatGACATGACCAAATCAATCCAATGTACGAGCATATTTGAATAGGTTACCTTTTTGCATGACATTTTTGATATTGTAGGCGGAGAGGTCTACATAAAGTTTTGTATCAAGATTTAGCTTCGTGAAACATCTCTGTAATCTCTCAGCGTCACATTTTGCACCGGGTCGATCGggaaaacttttatttaaatagaagTTGTGATTGAATATAATAGCTAGCCCCTGTCTAGTCAAGTCATAATATATAGCTTCGGGATCAAAGTTTATTGCACACTGAACTAGTGGTGGTTTTGATCTAAAATACATTATaagttaatacaaaataaaatagaacattCAAACTCATAAACTAACAGCCAAGAAGCGCTCTTGgtgatattttttatgataattaatttatgaattcGAATGTCAAAATAAGTTCACTTTTATTAAGGATCTGTAAATTAAATACTCATTACATGTTTTTTCTATACGAATTATCTCTCGTCGAATCCATATCTCAAAAACTAAATGACACGTccgtaaaattatatatttttattccatacGATATTATAACAGATTATCACCAGTAAATTTAACAGTATTTCAAAATGAACTATTCACAGCAGTGTTACGGAACAAACTACGGAATGTTTATGAAAAATTAACTCATAAATTGGACATTCGATAAGATAACGATAACGATAACAAATCCCTTCTcctgtggcacgtaccaatttgacgGCTTCGTCATTTGTCGCaaaatatgctgatctagttgaggattatttaatttgagatcgttaATGTGCTCTCACATTATTATTTGTtcacatttcattttatattttataatttttttaatttttgattttattttgatatttttatttttatttttgtatcatatctttcaattgttttttcacgtatatataaatgtttgtattgttacgtacaccccGGAGTAAGTGCAATAGGATTAgaccgagtagcatcccagataCTGTGTGACCATTATGATTGGTTTGAAGGATTATCTATAGACTAAGTgtatgtaggctaaacaatggccaccaaattggccgctattggtcccttctcagaagtgaccgataccgtgggactgagtgtcttgggaatacatatccgggtacatgcctaaacaatagggaagtataaggcggtacttaggcaaTATCAAGACAtgctggacggagcactgccagtgtgtgtatctccttaatcaccaataaatactgtgacacgactttggccttttacttggatcctccacccacccttacgcaacagtatgttttgtatatgtattgtaactatGGCTAAATtgtagtaaataataataatctacctacctacatataaacaatataaaacaccataagaaaaattgattaattaattaaacaaattttaatagacggcactaaatgctcagagacttgcctagcggaaatattatattcgtacatttactaccaatatataaacaatataaaacaccaatagaaaaaataaaattttcaatagatggtggtcATTTCTATGAGACTTACATTGATAACAGTTATCAATGTAAGCCAGTAATTTACTGGCTTacttcgataaaataaacgattttttttattaatccacaagaatagtcaaaatatgaaatatttctaagtggaattttatttaattctcatataaagacaatttaatatattatgcctattgattcaattcagattcgtgtaaatacgagtaaataatagtagcaAGTTTTTAgcttgcaattttaccgatttaaaattcagcacacttccaattaacctttttaaacgaaaacaaaaaatagtgtcgTCATAacattatcccaataaacatgtttcaatagaaaaaactcaatataaaatagtattaacagtggggaaaagtctcaagtgaaaatacgtactttttactattgatttgaactggacgactacttagagagatttgaaagctgaaaagtactacaaatgaaagata
The nucleotide sequence above comes from Arctopsyche grandis isolate Sample6627 chromosome 4, ASM5162203v2, whole genome shotgun sequence. Encoded proteins:
- the LOC143911343 gene encoding caspase-1-like, translating into MDSTRDNSYRKNISKPPLVQCAINFDPEAIYYDLTRQGLAIIFNHNFYLNKSFPDRPGAKCDAERLQRCFTKLNLDTKLYVDLSAYNIKNVMQKVAELSPNKISCLVIVVMTHGKIGHLAAHDKMYHPSVLWEGLAEKLIGIPKLYFIQACRGSAYDVGMEVTDSLKDEELLKLPNMMDTLIMYSTIAGYVSFRDPDGSWFIKTLCKELDEKSECYDLSQILTFVNKRIALDFESIALDPVTNEPVACKTMPEYQSRLTKLLKFNVIPMMNNEN